Proteins from a genomic interval of Paenibacillus sp. FSL R5-0623:
- a CDS encoding carbohydrate ABC transporter permease: protein MNISPSRGSRIFDCLNITLLSIFALLTVLPFVYVIAGSFATQKELLLRGFIVFPTEFSLDAYKYIFSTPALIKSLLVTIFITVFGTLINIFLTCLMAYPLARKDMDFRKPILMLIVFTMLFSGGMIPTFLVVKQLGMINTYWSLLIPGAISAFNLIIIRNFFQQLPESLEESAKIDGCNDLSVFFRIVLPLSMPAIATFSLFYAVGHWNTYFSAVLYINDNTKWPIQVLLRQFVILASGGIGDSTAMDADYVSPPEQSIKMAVIVVSTLPILLVYPFLQKHFAKGVLLGSVKG from the coding sequence ATGAACATATCGCCAAGCCGCGGAAGCCGGATTTTCGATTGCTTGAACATAACGCTGTTGAGCATTTTCGCACTACTCACGGTTCTACCTTTTGTATATGTTATTGCCGGCTCCTTTGCCACTCAGAAAGAATTATTGCTTCGCGGGTTCATCGTATTTCCAACGGAGTTTTCATTGGACGCCTATAAGTATATATTTTCTACCCCCGCCCTTATCAAAAGTTTGTTGGTCACCATTTTCATTACGGTATTCGGTACGCTTATTAACATATTTTTAACATGCTTGATGGCCTATCCACTAGCCCGTAAAGACATGGACTTCCGCAAACCGATCCTGATGCTGATTGTATTCACAATGTTGTTCAGCGGCGGAATGATTCCAACATTTCTCGTGGTTAAACAACTGGGTATGATCAATACGTATTGGTCCTTGCTCATTCCTGGAGCGATCAGCGCATTTAATCTGATTATTATTCGCAATTTTTTTCAACAGCTTCCTGAAAGCTTGGAGGAATCTGCCAAAATCGATGGTTGCAATGATTTGAGCGTTTTTTTCAGAATTGTTCTCCCGCTCTCTATGCCGGCTATCGCCACATTTTCCTTGTTCTATGCCGTAGGTCACTGGAATACGTACTTTAGCGCCGTTCTCTATATCAACGATAACACCAAATGGCCAATCCAGGTTCTATTGAGGCAATTCGTTATTTTGGCATCGGGCGGAATCGGAGATTCCACTGCCATGGATGCGGACTATGTATCTCCACCGGAACAATCCATTAAAATGGCCGTCATCGTTGTTTCTACACTGCCCATATTGCTCGTGTATCCGTTTTTACAGAAGCATTTCGCCAAAGGGGTATTACTGGGATCAGTGAAAGGCTGA
- a CDS encoding recombinase family protein: protein MIIGYMRPSQDDPNCQNQHEILKRKSCDRILKEEHSSAKQRTQLNAMMNELQAGDVVVVTRLFSLADSTKHLVDLLKEFQKREAHLYSLNENLNTQDSSGRIFLEHVKALLDFQGDLTSESTKKGMDEAREKGTKLGRPRKLDGNVMKAIQMYESKEYSLAEIREETGISKTTLYRYLDK from the coding sequence ATGATTATTGGCTATATGAGACCTTCACAGGATGACCCGAATTGTCAAAATCAACACGAAATTTTAAAGCGGAAATCCTGCGATCGAATATTGAAGGAAGAACATTCATCTGCAAAACAAAGAACGCAGCTAAATGCCATGATGAACGAGCTCCAGGCAGGAGATGTCGTCGTTGTTACTCGATTGTTCTCCTTAGCTGACTCTACAAAACATCTTGTCGATCTGCTGAAGGAATTTCAAAAGCGAGAGGCTCATCTGTATTCTCTGAATGAAAATTTGAATACCCAGGACAGTTCTGGTCGTATTTTTCTGGAGCATGTGAAGGCTTTACTTGATTTCCAAGGAGATTTAACTAGTGAAAGCACGAAAAAAGGAATGGATGAAGCGAGGGAAAAGGGGACGAAGTTAGGTCGTCCTCGTAAATTAGATGGCAATGTTATGAAGGCGATACAAATGTATGAAAGTAAAGAGTACAGTCTTGCTGAGATTCGTGAAGAAACAGGTATTAGCAAAACAACCCTGTATCGATACCTCGATAAGTAA
- a CDS encoding helix-turn-helix domain-containing protein, with translation MSKAKFQYSTVVSCATNFKQGSIQSQKLRQRSRTITDHSYQIQKSKELLLHNPQMQIKEIAYLAGFEDANYFCTVFKKQELLGLNQFRRIHS, from the coding sequence ATGTCTAAAGCTAAGTTCCAATATTCAACGGTTGTATCTTGTGCCACCAATTTTAAACAAGGAAGTATACAGTCCCAGAAGCTACGTCAACGTTCAAGAACCATAACCGACCATTCTTATCAAATCCAAAAGAGCAAGGAACTTCTCCTGCATAACCCACAAATGCAAATCAAAGAGATTGCCTATTTGGCCGGATTTGAAGACGCAAACTATTTTTGCACTGTATTTAAAAAACAAGAGTTGCTGGGTCTAAATCAATTTAGAAGAATTCATTCTTAA
- a CDS encoding ribonuclease J has translation MEHSKLKTQKPQKTSRYLPPAVRIFALGGLGEIGKNMYGIEYKNEIILIDSGLKSPDAHMNGVDYIIPDIRYLLDKPQQIKALFLTHGHEDHIGTIPYLLRHLSFPIYGGALTIGLVKAKLEEHKLTNSVDFHIIQDHERVSFQQLSVHFFRTIHSIPDAFGIVVDTPYGSIVHTGDFKFDMTPEGKTADLHKMMQLGEKGVLALLSDSTNSEREGQSLSEHTVGKSVLELIQQCEGRVLFATFASMSTGYNKLFMLLRSVIGEF, from the coding sequence TTGGAACACTCCAAATTAAAGACTCAAAAACCACAAAAAACATCACGCTATCTTCCTCCTGCTGTACGTATTTTTGCGCTTGGAGGTCTCGGGGAAATTGGAAAGAACATGTATGGGATCGAATACAAAAATGAAATCATTTTGATTGACTCAGGTTTGAAATCCCCCGATGCTCATATGAACGGTGTAGATTACATTATTCCTGATATACGTTACTTGCTGGACAAGCCTCAACAGATTAAAGCTCTTTTCCTTACTCATGGACATGAAGATCATATTGGCACTATTCCTTATTTACTCAGACATCTCTCGTTTCCAATCTATGGCGGTGCACTAACGATCGGCTTGGTCAAAGCCAAGTTGGAAGAGCACAAGTTAACGAATTCAGTGGATTTTCATATCATTCAGGATCACGAACGCGTATCATTTCAGCAGCTTTCTGTTCATTTTTTCCGAACAATACACAGCATACCCGATGCCTTTGGTATTGTTGTAGATACGCCTTATGGTTCTATTGTGCACACAGGTGACTTCAAATTTGATATGACACCTGAAGGAAAGACAGCAGATCTTCATAAAATGATGCAGTTAGGTGAAAAAGGTGTGCTTGCTTTGCTGTCTGATAGTACCAACAGTGAACGCGAAGGTCAGTCTCTTTCAGAACATACAGTGGGTAAATCTGTTTTGGAATTAATCCAGCAATGTGAAGGTCGAGTTTTGTTTGCGACTTTTGCGTCAATGTCCACAGGTTACAACAAGTTATTCATGCTGCTTCGGAGTGTAATCGGAGAATTTTAA
- a CDS encoding ABC transporter permease subunit, giving the protein MNVHSLPYSTTRAPTLFGRIVKNRWLYFMLLPGLLYFLLFKYWPMYGVLIAFKDYQPFLGFLDSPFVGLKHFERLFNDPNFVVLFRNTLVLAFLNILFFFPLPIIIALMLNELRHHVFKRTIQTLVYIPHFMSWVVVVGIAYIFLTTEGGIVNDILAYFGREKINFLASNEWFRTIVTAEVIWKETGWGTIIFLAALSGVDPQLYEAARMDGANRLRQLWHITLPAIRSTIIILLILRLGNFLDTGFEQIFLMLNAMNREVGEVFDTYVYSVGISQGQYSFSTAVGLFKSFIGLILVVVANHLAKRFGEEGIY; this is encoded by the coding sequence ATGAATGTCCACTCCCTTCCATACTCTACAACACGAGCACCAACGTTGTTCGGAAGGATCGTTAAGAATCGCTGGTTATATTTCATGCTTCTTCCTGGACTATTGTATTTTCTCCTCTTTAAATACTGGCCCATGTACGGAGTTCTAATCGCTTTTAAAGATTATCAACCATTCCTAGGTTTTTTGGACAGCCCCTTTGTAGGACTTAAGCACTTCGAACGTTTATTTAACGATCCCAATTTTGTTGTTCTATTCCGCAATACGCTTGTGCTTGCTTTCCTTAATATTTTGTTTTTCTTTCCGCTTCCCATTATCATTGCACTGATGTTGAACGAGCTGAGGCATCATGTATTCAAGCGAACCATTCAAACGTTGGTGTATATTCCCCATTTTATGTCTTGGGTCGTTGTCGTGGGAATTGCTTATATTTTTTTGACCACAGAAGGCGGTATCGTGAATGATATCCTGGCATACTTCGGTAGGGAAAAAATAAATTTTCTGGCCAGCAACGAGTGGTTCCGGACGATCGTTACGGCCGAAGTCATCTGGAAAGAAACAGGTTGGGGCACGATTATTTTTCTTGCTGCGTTGTCAGGCGTCGATCCACAATTGTACGAAGCGGCAAGGATGGATGGAGCGAATCGACTACGACAGTTATGGCATATTACATTGCCAGCAATTCGCAGCACCATCATCATCCTGTTGATCCTCCGTTTGGGGAACTTTTTGGATACGGGCTTTGAACAGATTTTCCTAATGCTTAACGCGATGAATCGCGAGGTTGGAGAAGTTTTCGATACGTATGTATACTCGGTCGGAATTAGCCAAGGTCAGTATAGTTTCAGTACAGCCGTCGGATTATTCAAATCGTTTATTGGTCTGATTCTTGTTGTGGTGGCCAATCATTTAGCCAAGAGGTTTGGTGAAGAAGGGATTTACTAA
- a CDS encoding ribonuclease J, translating to MEKIFSIGQELGHLHIPQGMLMDMKEIHTTPHHQVIILCTGSQGEPNAALTRIAAGSHRHVQIFPGDTVVFSSFPIPGNVIQVNRSIDMLMRSGAAVLYGAEYDIHTSGHGSREDLKLMIRTMRPKYFIPIHGEYRMLVSHQKLAEQVGIPSNRIYVLAKDGVLIVALVLNNETCQMIAGPDLISRGFVYVRDANELMKTTESHLKSALYGLEQKKEARCEIWEKKISEVLQKLLLLTITTYSCDFLFHS from the coding sequence ATGGAAAAAATATTCTCCATTGGTCAAGAACTTGGACACCTTCATATACCACAAGGTATGCTAATGGATATGAAGGAAATCCACACCACTCCACATCATCAAGTCATCATTTTATGCACGGGTAGTCAAGGAGAGCCTAATGCAGCTTTAACCCGTATTGCAGCCGGCTCCCACCGTCACGTTCAAATATTCCCAGGAGATACGGTCGTCTTTTCTTCTTTTCCGATTCCTGGTAACGTCATTCAAGTCAATCGAAGCATAGATATGCTGATGCGTTCTGGAGCCGCTGTCCTCTACGGAGCGGAGTATGACATTCATACTTCCGGGCATGGATCACGGGAAGATTTAAAACTGATGATACGGACCATGCGCCCGAAATATTTCATACCGATCCATGGAGAATATCGAATGCTGGTAAGTCATCAAAAACTAGCTGAGCAAGTTGGAATACCCTCCAACAGAATCTATGTATTGGCTAAGGATGGTGTACTTATTGTCGCACTTGTCTTAAACAATGAGACATGCCAAATGATAGCAGGGCCTGACCTCATTAGCCGAGGGTTTGTCTATGTACGAGATGCTAATGAACTGATGAAAACAACAGAATCCCATTTGAAATCCGCACTATATGGACTAGAGCAGAAAAAAGAAGCCCGCTGTGAGATTTGGGAAAAGAAGATCTCAGAAGTACTCCAGAAACTTCTTTTACTCACAATTACAACGTACTCCTGTGATTTTCTCTTCCATTCATAG
- a CDS encoding NUDIX hydrolase has translation MRMIQKLIHPDTPALNGRMFERKAARGIIMRGSEILLLYTRRYNDYSFPGGGVEADEDLLSGLRREIAEETGATQIEVTSEFGYIEEYRPHYKLEYDLIHMLSYYYVCNIHEQLGEAKLEDYEMNNGMSAVWIDIHQAIMHNRQVILNKEASMGFSIERETIVLELIASELIF, from the coding sequence ATGAGAATGATTCAAAAGTTAATTCATCCCGATACACCCGCCCTAAATGGACGAATGTTTGAACGAAAAGCAGCACGTGGCATTATTATGCGTGGTTCTGAGATTCTTCTACTCTATACACGTAGATATAATGACTACAGTTTTCCCGGAGGTGGTGTGGAAGCGGATGAGGACCTACTAAGTGGGCTAAGAAGAGAGATTGCCGAAGAAACCGGTGCTACCCAGATTGAGGTGACAAGCGAGTTCGGCTACATTGAAGAGTATCGTCCCCATTACAAACTCGAATATGATCTGATCCATATGTTATCTTATTACTATGTTTGTAACATTCATGAACAGCTTGGAGAAGCCAAACTCGAAGATTATGAAATGAACAATGGGATGTCTGCCGTCTGGATCGACATTCATCAGGCCATTATGCATAATCGGCAGGTAATATTGAATAAAGAGGCTTCTATGGGATTTTCCATTGAAAGAGAGACGATTGTTTTAGAGTTGATTGCATCTGAACTAATCTTTTAA
- a CDS encoding metalloregulator ArsR/SmtB family transcription factor, with the protein MDSIQEAADKIKLLGDKTRLTILTLLKEREWCVCEFVEILDMSQPGISQHLRKLKDQGLVKENKRGQWVHYSLNVENTPYIKSVLELMPDTATILKSLNKENFTSVCN; encoded by the coding sequence ATGGATTCTATTCAAGAAGCAGCGGATAAGATTAAATTGCTGGGCGATAAAACACGTCTTACTATACTTACACTCCTCAAAGAACGTGAATGGTGCGTGTGTGAATTTGTAGAGATTTTAGACATGTCACAACCTGGAATTAGTCAGCATTTGCGCAAGCTGAAGGATCAAGGCTTGGTTAAAGAGAATAAACGTGGCCAATGGGTACACTATTCTTTAAATGTAGAGAATACACCCTATATTAAATCTGTCTTGGAACTGATGCCGGACACGGCAACGATTCTTAAGTCTTTGAACAAAGAGAACTTTACATCCGTGTGTAATTAA
- a CDS encoding cupin domain-containing protein, protein MYPKLSNRNQWHNPVPNIRNNNGVGISTPCYHGNVNLSHPGGNIEIKDYGQQPLVINIDQATKYNQNYRTALWTGKHFQVTLMSIRVGEDIGLEVHPTTDQFIRIEEGQGLVQMGDEKDKLNFQTMACEDYAVMVPAGKWHNITNTGSIPLKVYVIYAPPEHPYGTVHETKAIAMSSES, encoded by the coding sequence ATGTACCCTAAATTATCAAATCGAAATCAATGGCATAATCCAGTGCCTAACATCCGGAATAACAACGGAGTGGGGATCTCCACTCCGTGCTATCATGGAAATGTGAACCTTAGTCACCCTGGTGGAAATATAGAAATAAAAGATTATGGACAACAACCACTTGTAATCAATATTGATCAAGCCACAAAGTATAATCAAAATTATCGTACGGCTCTATGGACAGGAAAGCATTTTCAAGTGACTCTGATGAGTATCCGTGTTGGCGAAGATATCGGTCTGGAAGTCCATCCGACAACCGATCAATTCATACGGATTGAAGAAGGTCAGGGACTTGTGCAAATGGGAGACGAGAAAGACAAATTGAATTTTCAAACGATGGCCTGTGAGGACTATGCCGTTATGGTGCCTGCTGGAAAATGGCACAATATCACCAACACAGGCAGTATACCACTTAAAGTGTACGTGATCTATGCGCCGCCTGAGCATCCTTATGGGACAGTGCATGAAACAAAAGCCATTGCCATGTCTTCTGAAAGTTAG
- a CDS encoding MarR family transcriptional regulator has product MLPDNQNPRELLQIMVRRFGLLDKNCCTVGEQEISLIQSHILYEIDHQHEPSMQQIAETLAMDITTFSRQIQTLIKKNLVLKTPHPEDRRVYILRLTVEGKFVATAIDHRMNTHLEEVFSFMTDTEKAIVMQSVKLLNESMLKSKMCCTPVG; this is encoded by the coding sequence ATGTTGCCGGATAACCAAAACCCCAGAGAGTTATTACAGATCATGGTACGTCGCTTCGGCTTGCTGGATAAAAATTGTTGTACGGTTGGAGAGCAGGAAATATCTTTAATCCAAAGCCATATCCTATATGAAATTGACCATCAACATGAGCCATCCATGCAACAAATTGCCGAAACGCTAGCCATGGATATTACAACCTTTAGTCGTCAAATACAGACGTTGATTAAGAAAAACCTGGTCTTAAAAACACCTCATCCTGAAGATCGTAGAGTATACATTCTGAGATTGACGGTAGAGGGAAAGTTTGTTGCGACAGCTATAGATCATCGGATGAATACACATCTGGAAGAAGTTTTTTCTTTCATGACCGATACAGAAAAAGCAATCGTTATGCAATCTGTTAAACTGCTTAATGAGAGTATGTTAAAATCGAAAATGTGCTGTACGCCAGTGGGGTAA
- a CDS encoding NAD(P)-binding domain-containing protein, which yields MKPIWDVIVIGGGQSGLASGYHLKKRWMSFLILEAGEEAGGAWPQYYDNLKLFSPARYSSLPGLSIDSPGDRYPQRDEVIQYLKDYASHFDLPLVYNSRVDQVSKESGIFTVTTSSGKKYLARNLISATGSFSRPYTPSIPNHEQFEGEILHSATYRTPAPFHNQSVIVVGRGNSAVQIAMELSEVAETTLAVREPVALIPQRLLGQDIHFWFKLTGIDSFWKFGKSFANGSSVLDLEGYKERLKAGNPKQKKMFTAFYDSGVIWSDGTREEVQTVIFATGYRSNVSYIDALDGLDGQGEPQQQNGISKTIPGLYFVGLSGQRSFASATLRGVGPDAEYVVKHIRNNVK from the coding sequence ATGAAACCTATCTGGGATGTCATTGTTATTGGTGGAGGTCAGTCAGGACTTGCTTCCGGTTATCATTTGAAAAAGAGATGGATGTCTTTTTTAATTTTGGAGGCAGGTGAAGAAGCAGGAGGAGCTTGGCCTCAGTATTACGATAATTTAAAGTTATTCTCACCGGCCCGGTACTCGTCTCTGCCTGGGCTTTCGATAGATTCTCCAGGGGATCGATACCCACAACGTGATGAAGTTATTCAATACTTGAAGGACTATGCTTCTCATTTTGACTTGCCTTTAGTTTATAACAGCCGTGTAGATCAAGTATCCAAAGAATCTGGCATTTTTACAGTAACAACTTCAAGTGGAAAGAAATACTTGGCTCGCAATCTGATTTCAGCAACAGGATCGTTTAGTAGGCCCTATACCCCTTCGATTCCAAATCACGAACAATTTGAGGGGGAAATCTTACATTCCGCGACGTATCGAACACCGGCCCCTTTTCATAATCAATCGGTCATTGTTGTAGGGAGAGGAAATTCCGCGGTTCAGATTGCGATGGAACTATCCGAAGTAGCTGAAACAACACTTGCTGTGAGAGAACCAGTAGCACTAATCCCGCAGCGTCTCTTGGGCCAGGATATTCACTTCTGGTTTAAGTTAACGGGGATCGATTCGTTTTGGAAATTTGGGAAGTCATTTGCAAACGGTTCATCCGTTCTAGATTTGGAGGGATATAAGGAGCGGCTTAAAGCGGGAAACCCGAAACAAAAGAAAATGTTCACCGCATTTTATGACAGTGGGGTGATCTGGTCTGATGGAACACGAGAAGAGGTCCAAACCGTCATTTTCGCGACAGGATATCGCTCTAATGTTTCTTATATTGATGCATTAGATGGACTAGATGGCCAAGGCGAACCCCAGCAACAGAACGGGATTAGCAAGACAATCCCCGGACTTTATTTTGTAGGCTTGTCTGGACAGCGCTCCTTTGCATCAGCGACCCTTCGGGGTGTCGGACCAGATGCTGAGTATGTCGTTAAGCATATTCGTAACAATGTGAAATAG
- a CDS encoding NAD(P)-binding domain-containing protein, with the protein MKNIEFKQVESCCEPTLMEKQISLQDPVHQGELSHLPVAIIGAGPIGLAAAAHLIEAGQSFIIFEAGSKVGENISKWGHVRLFSPWQYNVDKAAERLLKKIGWIAPSPDELPTGHELRDLYLLPLAKLPKIQTDLHLNTRVVGISRKNTDKMKTVGREKQPFMIYVEEEGKNKRYEARAVIDASGTWEHANPVLSSGVLTPGEKALHDRIFYGIPDVLGEARERYKNKHVAVVGGGHSALNTLLDLSSLQEMDSGTKLTWLMRRDQVEEAYGGEANDQLEARGELGSRIHQLVDAGKVNVITPFHIQELQQRGDQVTIIGEQRGVIQEIAQVDEIIVNTGSRPDFTFLRELRLSIDQITESVETLAPLIDPNVHSCGTVRPHGEKELRHMEQGLYIVGMKSYGRAPTFLMATGYEQVRSVVAFLVGDLEAALKVELDLPETGVCSVNRQQVKVVAEEKGDCSTSCTN; encoded by the coding sequence ATGAAAAACATTGAATTTAAACAAGTCGAGTCCTGTTGTGAACCTACGCTCATGGAAAAGCAGATCTCTCTTCAAGATCCTGTACACCAAGGAGAGCTATCTCATTTACCTGTAGCCATCATTGGTGCTGGGCCTATTGGTCTGGCAGCAGCAGCACATCTGATTGAAGCTGGCCAATCATTTATCATTTTTGAGGCGGGGAGTAAAGTAGGTGAGAATATCTCCAAGTGGGGCCATGTTCGTCTATTTTCGCCATGGCAGTATAACGTAGATAAAGCAGCAGAGAGGTTGTTGAAGAAGATTGGGTGGATTGCCCCATCTCCAGACGAATTACCGACGGGACATGAGCTGCGTGATCTGTATTTACTTCCGCTCGCAAAACTTCCGAAAATTCAAACTGATCTTCATTTAAATACACGTGTTGTGGGGATTAGTCGCAAAAATACAGATAAAATGAAAACCGTAGGCCGCGAGAAACAACCCTTTATGATCTATGTTGAAGAGGAGGGGAAGAACAAGCGGTATGAGGCTAGAGCTGTGATCGATGCTTCAGGAACGTGGGAACACGCTAACCCTGTACTTTCTAGTGGTGTACTCACTCCTGGAGAGAAAGCTCTTCATGACCGTATATTCTATGGCATTCCGGATGTACTAGGGGAAGCGCGGGAGCGTTACAAGAATAAACATGTTGCCGTTGTAGGAGGTGGACATTCGGCCTTGAATACGTTACTTGATCTATCCAGTCTGCAAGAAATGGATTCAGGTACAAAACTGACCTGGTTGATGAGAAGAGATCAAGTAGAGGAAGCTTATGGTGGAGAAGCGAATGATCAACTGGAAGCCAGAGGTGAACTAGGAAGTCGAATTCATCAACTCGTTGATGCTGGAAAGGTCAACGTGATAACGCCATTTCATATTCAGGAACTTCAGCAGAGAGGCGATCAAGTCACCATCATTGGAGAGCAACGTGGTGTTATTCAGGAAATAGCTCAAGTGGATGAAATCATTGTGAATACAGGTAGCAGACCCGACTTTACCTTCTTAAGAGAGTTGAGGCTTAGCATTGACCAGATTACCGAAAGTGTCGAAACCCTGGCACCATTAATTGATCCGAATGTTCATAGCTGCGGCACCGTTCGTCCACATGGTGAGAAAGAGCTTCGTCATATGGAACAAGGGTTGTATATTGTAGGTATGAAGAGTTATGGACGTGCACCTACTTTCCTGATGGCTACAGGATATGAACAGGTTCGATCCGTGGTGGCCTTTTTAGTCGGTGATCTAGAAGCCGCTTTAAAAGTAGAGCTGGATCTACCGGAGACCGGTGTATGCAGTGTCAATCGCCAGCAAGTGAAGGTGGTAGCTGAGGAAAAGGGTGATTGCAGTACCTCTTGTACCAATTAA
- a CDS encoding SulP family inorganic anion transporter: protein MIERIKTDWFSNIRGDILAGIVVALALIPEAIAFSIIAGVDPMVGLYASFCIAVIISFIGGRPGMISAATGAMALLMVPLVKEHGVQYLLAATILTGVIQLLFGVFKIGKLMKFIPRAVMIGFVNALAILIFMAQVPHFVGISTLTYIFVGVTLLIVYVLPRFFKAIPAPLIAIVVLTAATIWGNLDLGTVGELGIITQSLPSFFIPDIPFNIETLQIIFPYSISLAIVGLVESLLTASIVDDMTGTNSNKNKEARGQGIANVITGFFGGMAGCAMIGQSVINVKSGGRGRLSTLVAGVFLMFLILVLGGVVVQIPMPVLAGIMIMVAVGTFDWSSFSYLRKAPKSDALVMLVTVIVVVVTDNLALGVIVGVILSAIFFASKISKVSVKQLSTEKNVRFDVTGQLFFASVEGFIESFDFEIADSEIVIDFSNAHIWDDSGVGAVDKVVIRYRENHNRVTIKGLNTSSEKLVNKLAVYQDPNAQLKSH from the coding sequence GTGATTGAACGGATTAAGACAGATTGGTTCTCTAATATTCGAGGGGACATATTAGCAGGGATAGTAGTGGCATTGGCACTGATCCCCGAAGCCATTGCATTTTCTATTATTGCTGGTGTAGATCCCATGGTGGGTCTGTATGCATCGTTTTGTATTGCTGTCATCATCTCATTTATTGGCGGCCGGCCCGGGATGATTTCGGCTGCTACTGGAGCCATGGCCTTACTTATGGTTCCTTTGGTCAAGGAACATGGCGTTCAGTATTTACTGGCAGCCACCATTCTTACTGGGGTTATCCAATTGCTTTTTGGTGTATTCAAAATCGGGAAACTCATGAAATTCATCCCGAGGGCTGTCATGATCGGCTTTGTGAATGCTCTCGCTATTCTGATATTCATGGCACAAGTTCCCCATTTTGTAGGCATATCCACGCTGACCTACATCTTCGTTGGAGTTACCTTACTTATTGTATATGTTTTACCCCGATTCTTCAAAGCCATTCCAGCACCTCTTATTGCCATTGTGGTTTTAACCGCAGCTACCATTTGGGGTAACCTGGATTTGGGAACGGTTGGAGAGCTAGGTATTATCACACAATCTCTTCCCTCATTCTTTATTCCCGATATTCCTTTTAATATCGAAACATTGCAAATTATATTCCCTTATTCTATTTCACTGGCTATTGTCGGATTGGTCGAATCTCTCTTGACCGCTTCTATCGTGGATGATATGACGGGAACGAACAGTAACAAAAACAAAGAAGCTCGCGGACAAGGAATTGCCAACGTCATTACCGGTTTCTTCGGCGGAATGGCAGGCTGCGCCATGATTGGACAGTCTGTGATCAACGTCAAGTCTGGCGGACGAGGAAGGTTATCTACGCTCGTAGCTGGCGTATTCCTCATGTTCCTTATCCTTGTACTTGGCGGTGTCGTTGTTCAGATCCCTATGCCTGTACTCGCCGGGATTATGATCATGGTAGCCGTCGGAACGTTTGACTGGTCTTCCTTCTCTTATCTCCGTAAAGCCCCAAAAAGTGATGCACTTGTTATGCTAGTCACCGTTATTGTCGTTGTGGTAACAGATAACCTTGCACTAGGTGTCATTGTCGGTGTCATTCTCAGTGCCATCTTCTTTGCTTCTAAAATTTCAAAGGTGAGTGTGAAGCAGCTCTCAACGGAGAAAAACGTAAGATTTGATGTGACGGGTCAATTATTCTTTGCATCCGTGGAAGGATTTATTGAATCTTTTGACTTCGAGATTGCGGATTCGGAAATTGTCATTGATTTCTCGAATGCACACATTTGGGATGATTCAGGTGTAGGCGCTGTCGATAAAGTGGTCATAAGATATCGGGAGAATCATAATCGTGTCACGATTAAAGGACTGAATACGTCAAGTGAAAAACTCGTAAATAAGTTAGCGGTGTATCAAGATCCAAATGCACAATTAAAATCACATTAA
- a CDS encoding universal stress protein, which yields MYQHILLAADGSNNAIRAAKEAAYIASLIPDAEVEILFVVDLSKVKDEVLHSQNHEEIELKRKQKLMPVQQELTEKHVKYRVTFVNGDPGPTIVDYANKNSVDLLIIGSRGLNSLQEFVLGSVSHKVVKRAHCPVMIVK from the coding sequence ATGTATCAACATATTCTACTTGCTGCAGATGGTTCTAATAATGCCATTCGGGCAGCGAAAGAAGCCGCTTATATTGCATCCTTAATCCCTGATGCTGAGGTCGAGATTCTGTTTGTTGTAGACCTATCCAAGGTCAAAGATGAAGTGCTCCATTCTCAGAATCATGAGGAAATTGAACTGAAACGTAAACAGAAACTTATGCCTGTTCAGCAAGAACTTACAGAGAAACATGTGAAATATCGAGTTACCTTCGTAAATGGAGATCCTGGTCCTACGATTGTTGATTACGCGAATAAGAACAGCGTTGATCTGCTTATTATCGGTAGCCGGGGACTGAACTCCTTACAGGAATTCGTACTTGGAAGTGTAAGTCATAAAGTCGTTAAGAGGGCTCATTGTCCAGTTATGATTGTGAAATAG